The DNA segment CCCAAGTTCCCATCTCCAATGTCACAAAACGTAGTTTCCTGACAACATCAAACTCCGCTGATGTCTTGACCATGCCccagagccctgacctcaggTATTGTACTGTAACTGTGTTCCCAgtaacaccacacacagactctACTCTACTCTTACTCTCAACCTACAGGTGTACTAATTAATGCACTGTAGTTGTTTTTCACATTAGAGTTCTGAGATAGACCTAATGCACATTTAATTTTGTTCTTCCTATTCATTTATCCACTTGcacatttgtctctctctgtgtaaccTGATAATTTTTACTTTAAGTGTGATACTATTAATACCTTTATACTATATTAGCATTATTTTGTATACACATTACCAGAGTAATGTTTTTTTAGAAAATCTTTCACtattaaataactttttttagTTCAGCAGGTAAAATCAAGTCaactttaattttaaaactaatacctctctgtctctctcttctagTATTAAACCAAGCTCATCAAGCCCATCTCACTCTTTACTGCccctgagacagagacagcagaagGTCCTTGAGGAGAGCACTTCAGGTAATCTCTGGTGCAGAGTTTGGTCTGTAAAGTCACAAAGTCCTTCAAACtgagaaaagggagagggaagatagagagagagatagggtCTGATTGTTCTCTGGAGGTGATCTAAATGTTCCTGGTGTGTTcttatatatatctatatttgaATGTCCACACCTTCCACGCTGTTAATTAAAAGATTTAACTGGAAAGTTAATGATTGTAATATTTCAGTACAATTCTTCAtttatgtcagattttttttttaaatccactttTATATTCTGTCTAGGGAGGTCCTTCTTTGAGTTTAGCTTGTTGAAATTGTCCACCAGTTGTTGCATGTTTGAGAAGTTGTTTTTGCTAAAATGGATCATATTGTCTGTATTTCTACAGAGCTGAGAAACAGGTCCAACTCTGTGGCTCGGGCAGATGGGCAGCACCAGGGCTCAGCACTGGCCTGGCCAGAGAGGAGGCCGAGGTGAGCGGAGTGATTTCAGCCTTCACAGTCTCTGTCCTGACTACACTTACCCAGCTTCATGTAGCAGCAGATATAGTTTCTTCTATGATTCATTACACCCGTCTAAATtgtactcctccttctgtcccTGTCCAGGCCTTTATCCCAGCCGGTACCCTATGCCCTGCATTTTCCCATGGAGGATGATGCAGACAGTATCAGCCTCGCTCGCTCCATCAGCAAAGACAGCTTGGCCTCCAATATCATGAGCATTACCCCTAAACACATGCTGGGATCAGGTTCCCATCTGCCTCAGCACAGACTCAGTGGTCAAAGCCTGCTGAGTCACATGCGCatagaggatgaggaagaggaaatagaagaggaggagctggttGCTGTTATCCACCCTTACGCATATTCTCAACATCGACTCGGGAGTGAAATGGAACAGGATGAGCTGGAGCTCGAGAATGCAGCCTCCACCTTAAAGGTTGCTAATTCTCGTCGGTCTCCTCGCCTTGACACGGGTCCCTTTACAGCAGACCGTCAGGCTGACAGCTACTATCTGGAGCCTTTGATGCCTGCCGTCCCTAAGCCCGCCAAAGAGAAGAGCATCAGCCTGAATAAGCAGGAGGAAAGTGGTGAGAGTCGCTGTAGAGCAGCAGGAGCTGCAAGGAAAGCAGCCACCAATGTCCCAAGcacatttcagaggaaagcCCCTGTGGCTGAGTCAAGAAGTACCTTTATGCCCATACCTGTTGCAGAATCAGTGCCTAGCTCTCTCAGGCCACCCACAGAGGGGTCGATAGGCATCTCTCCATCTGTGAATAAACAGTCCCAAGGCTTTTTCCTTCATTTGTCAGGAGAGCCAGACCAGCACAGTCCTTTCCCATCTGTGCTGGAGGTAGGGCATGACTCTGACTCAGACATTGCAGACCTTGAGGAAGACGATGAGGAGGACGATCAGATGGAGTTGACTAGAGAGGTggtgagaagaggaaaaggaaaatatttagaggagggggaggtgtgTGAATTCatagagggagagggggagtcAGCCAAGCTGAGAGAAGACTTGAAGGTGAGCGAGCGGGATGATAAGGAAGATGGCAGTGGACGCTCAAGCCCTTGCCCCAGCACCATATCCTGGGCGAGCAGCTGCAGCGCTTCAGCAGTGCCAGTGCCAGTGTCAAGATGACCAGCTTTGCAGAGAGGAAGCTCCTTAAACTTGGCCTCCGCGATGGATTTTCAAGTACCAGCAGCTCCCAGAAGACAACACCAGATGGCTCTGAGATAGCCCCTCCCTGGCAGCTGAGGAGCGACTGCACCTCTGGTTGGATAGGGAAGGAGACCAGTTCTGTATTGGGGAGTAATATAATGGGGAATCCCCCAGTAGTGCCTTCGGAGCTGCTGCAACTACACATGCAGCTAGAAGAGCAAAGACGTGCAATAGAGTATcaaaagaagaagatggagacCCTATCAGCGCGGCAGAGACTAAAGCTGGGGAAAGCTGCGTTCTTGAACATTGTCAAGAAGGGTGGAGGGAAGAGCGACAcgcttcctctgcctctgaaaCACCCACAGGAATCCTCAGAACTAACAGCTGCTGATTGGAGTAAAGTGAAGGCTCAGTCCTGCCGGGATGACTCCTGTCTTGATGCTCTGAAGGTTCAGGCGAAGGCAGGTCAACCGGAAGGAGGACAGATGAACAGAGACAACAGACTGAACACCCTGTCTCAGGACAGTGGGGCTGATCCTGGCTTTAATGAGTGTTCCCGCTCCATAGATCTACTCAATGAGGCTATTAATTCcattcagcagcagatgatgcAGCTCTCATTACAGCAAGACCTGCTGATGAAGCAGAATGTGGTCTCACCTCCAGAAGGTGTAGAGTCAGGCCCTAGCACAACccccaacacaacacaaacaacatcctcTACCTCAGACTCCAGGTCTTATGCAGTCCACTTTGTAGATATTGGTGGCAGCAATTCTTTTCCCGCTCGCCGCCCTCCCAAGCTTAGCTCCAGCCAACGCAACAAAGCCACggacagaaaacagaataaagagaACAGCAAGTTGGCCTCAAACAAGTCTAATACTCAGTCCCCAGAGTGCACACCCTCTCCAAGTGCTGCCGGAGACCAGGAGACCTCGGCTGTTGTTGAGAGCTCCAGGCTAGAGAGAAGCATTCAGAGAAACACCACTTTCAGAATCCATGATAGCACCGGCGAAGGAAGTGGGCGCTCTCCAGACAAAGCCCAGACACAGGACCCACCAGTCATCTCCAGTACACCCGGATCTCCCTCACAGGCTACAGAATCAGAAGAGAACAAGGCTGACAACTCAGGAAAAGAGGCTGCGGGTGGAGATGAGAGtaccagggtcaaaggtcaactgaTTGAGGTCGATCTGTCAGAGCTTAAGGATCCGCTGGAAGATGGCAGCGCGGATGTGACAGATTTAACAGCAGAGAGCGAGCAGAAGAACGTGTTGGGCTTCTTCTTCAAGGTAAAATTCAGATGTTTGCATTTTCACAGTGCGTCCATGTGTAACTTGCGATTTGGCGATCAAGTCTGATCAAGGTCTGAGGAGCGTAGTTACTAATTGAAAAATTGTTACTCTGCTTTATCTTTCAGGATGATGAGAAGGCGGAGGATGAAATGGCGAAACGTCGCGCTGCCTTCCTCCTCAAACAGCAGCGCAAAGCCGAAGAGGCAAGACTACGCAAACTGCAGCAAGAGGCCGAGAGCGAGCTCAAACGTGATGAGGCcaggtgtgttttcttttcacacactcacacactaatTATAAGGATATTGAACTGTCTAAGGTGCGGCTGCGTGAAGGGGTATTTCCTTGTCACGCAGTGAAATTCTGCCTGTGTTAACTCTCAGTCCTTTTCTTCAAGGCGTAAGGCAGAAGAGGACCGCGTTCgcaaggaagaggagaaggcaCGACGAGAGCTGATTAAGCAGGAATACCTGCGGAGGAAGCAGGAGGCGCTGATGGAGGAGCAGGGTCTGGTCAAGCCTCGCCCACGGACTAAATCCCGCAGGAACAGGCCAAAATCACTGCACCGTGAAGAGTACAACAGCCTCTCCAAAGGATCCACCACACGTAAGAACACCTGCTTTAACAGCATATGCTTTTTTGTTGAGCACACCATGTTGTGTTGTGCTTAGAACACTGTTGTATAATCTGATAGGTTGTTTGTGAATGTGCGCATCTCCAGTTCACTTGTGTACATTCGTTGTCATGTTCTgagtgtatacatgtgtgtgtacatatgcaGGTAATTCTCTGAAGGTGTCCATGTTGATCAAAGCCCAGGGCTcagcagcaggctgcaggggAGGTGAACCTTCTAACCTGCTCTGCATGATGTGATAACAGACATACACATCCCTTAAAAATAGTGGAGTCAGCTAGTTGATCACATACTGGAAAGATCAGTCTTAACAGTAGATAATTTGAACTAACATATGATCCATTTGTCATTGTGTTGCTTTGCCTTTATGcagatttctgttctttgtTTGAATCATTACATTATTAATTTGGGCTACTGCTTGTCAAATGGAAATGGAACAGGGCAAACAacaatgttattttgtttaataaagTAAAAGGTATTTTCATTTGCAGCTGATCTGAGCTGCAGTCACCGAGGATCGACGCTGTCTTTGGCGACTGAGGCAGACAGTGTCATCTCTGGAGGGGCAGAGTCAAACAGGTAAGAATTcccatgctgtgtgtgtgtgtaagtccAGAGGCGATACCCATCTTATGTACCCATGTAGTCATTTGATTGACCTATACGTTTGTCTTTCAGGGCTGGATCTGTGTGCTCTATGGAGTCGTTCCCTATGCTGAGCAGGGCATCCAGCAGGAACATGGAGAGAGACTGGGAGAACGGCTCCATAGCCTCTTCTATCACTTCAACTGAGTATAATGGTGAGcagaaatgtggaaaaaaactgcatttatcACAAACTAAAGTATTTGATTTATTCTTACTGTCACACAGAATTTATTTGTAGAAAAATTTTCAAGGCAAGGCGTAAGTACTTGCTCTTGCCACTTCCTTTAAAGAAATActcttctttgcttttttgttgagaagcagatgagaagattgataccattaTCGATTGATCATTTCTGTCTAGTCAGTATGAAGCCAGAGCCATCagttagccagttagcttagcgtTTAGcacatttgtttaatccatagACATACTGAAATGTAACAGCAACAGTTGGTGGTTTTTAAGTGGGTATGTCCTGGAACAATTTCTGGGCCTGGACTTTTGTCATTACCATGAGGCAGCCAAGCAACTATTCCTTTTAACATTTGCAGATTCTCatacatttctctctttttatctgtaaaaggTCCAAAACTCTTCAAAGAACCGAGCTCCAAGTCTAACAAGCCAATCATCATTAACGCCATTGCTCACTGCTGTCTGGCTGGAAAGGTTAACGAGGCTCAGAAGAATGTTGTTCTGGAGGTCAGCGCGACTTGATTTACTCATCATGGTGTTTAGAAGCtatgtcatgtttttccatATCCAGAAACAATGCCTTGTGTCTGTTTTGCAGGAGCTGGAAAAATGTGAGTCTAATCACCTGATCATCCTCTTCCGCGACAGCGGGTGCCAGTTCCGCGCCATTTACTCTTATTCCCCGGACACCGAGGAGATCATCAAGTTCACAGGCACTGGACCGCGCTCTATCGGCCGCAAGATGATCGACAAGCTGTACAAATACAGCTCGGACCGCAAGCAGTTCACCGTCATCCCTGCCAAGAGTGTGTCGGTCAGCGTGGATGCCCTGACCATCCACAATCACCTCTGGCAGGTCAAGAGACCGGGGAGTGCACGGAGGAAGTgataaagaggaggaagaggagggaaagaaagatgGACACTTGTTACAGTTACTGTTGGGCAGGACCCAATAATCTTAGAGAGGATTGACATGTGAACATGTGTCTCACATGTCATGACAGAGAGGGCTTAGATGTTCTCACTGATGGAGACTGTGGAAGTGCAAGAATTTGAAACACCTGCCAGCTGAGGgcactctgtttttcttttttagctttttatcCTGCATGTCACACTTTTACGTTTTAATTTGAAGGTACGTCCTACAGTGATTGGGCACTACTGATGACAGATTCTTATGTAGCAGTGAAGGGGAAATGGACCCTGGAGTTGAATACTACTGAATCTACTCAAGTGTACCACTGATAGCAAGTGCAACTACAGACAGCAGTGGTGAACAATCACTTAATAATGTCTTGTAAAGTTTGCTATTTCAgcttggcaaaaaaaaattaccCTACTGCTGTGATTAATCCAGGCTCCACATACAGAGCCCCTGTTTATTCACCAGTAACCATTACTGGTCAGTGCTTTTATGACAAGGGAGCTTtgaacagacttttttttaatgtaagtATGGAATGGATGTTAGTGAGTGGTAATGTCCAGTCTCGTTTTCTATCCGTGTGTTTGgggaagtgtgtgagtgtttgtgttagGGGAAGGGGGGAGAGCTGAATGCACCGCTTGTGCATTCAGCTCTGAATGTTTACTCTCTCGATTATGCTTTAAAACTTCTGTCATGCTACAGAACAACGGagcaaagcaacaaaacaatatattttatgttttagtttGGGAGCTGCTGTTATTGTGGAagagaaataatgtttttacagGAGGGGAAATTGTACTAGTAATTATTGCATACAGGAGGCGCTTTTGAGACTCAGTGCATTATACCTTATCAGTAGTGCATTATATTGTATTAACTTCGTACTTGTATTCCACCACTCATATGAGCCATCTGAGATCCCTGACTGGCTCATATTGCTGAACCAAAATGAACTGAGCTATGCCACTGAGCTGTTTGCTGCTCATTAACTGCTCGCTGGATTCTGGTGAGCATAAGATTTTAATGTAGCTTCTGGCGTTCAACACTAGTAATATCCCTGAAATGACTGACTGTCAGCAGCTGGTATAATGCGGGGAGGGAAACTGCACAATACTTGATATTTGTTTGCtgcatttgtacatttttgagTAGTATTTTTTGTACATTATGTACAAGTTATGTTTACTAAAAAAACAGGCACTATTTTGAGGTTTATTCTGTCACAGGCTTTCAGAGATgttatcagttttatttcattgtgttatgttatttatttattttgaagaaatataataaaatgcaACTAGGTACGTTTTCTTGCTAATGCTGTAGTGGTCTTTTGTGTGTATACAATATGTGCACCTGTTCCTTAACTatccacttttctctctttgacaTCTGCCTTCCTGTTCTCTTCTTTTTGTCCACATCTAACAAGTATTATTAGTAAGATGTCCTTAAAGCATCAAAAGTAAAGATACTCAATGCAGATAAATGGATTATATAGAGTTTCATAGTATAatagattattattatacattaatGTGTAAGCAGAATTTTACTGTTGTTGAGCTTATTTGTTTATATACAGTTGGGCTGGAGCCATTCTTTTTATTATGCATTAATCCACTAATTTCTTGATTAAGCCATTGATTGATttgtaaaacatcaaaacagtgagaaataatattatatataaacaatATATTTCCCAAGTATCATGTTTTAGTTCCACATCCATTTTGTACATCAATCTATTTTTTATAGTAACCAGTAATGAACAGTGTCAAATATATGTAATGCAGtgaaaagtacagtatttccccGTAAAATATATCAAAGGCAAAGTGTCATGAAATAGTTACTCAAAGTACATCAAATTTGTATATGAGCACAGTACTTAATGTAACTTCCCATGCACTGACGGAATATCAGGCTGTCAATATTGGTTGTTTTGAGTAAAACAATTAACTGTCACCTAAAGCCACTAGTTTCCATGTTACATCTTGATTATTTTAACCCATAAGGAGGTCATTGCTCCCAGCTAAGAAACAGTAGGTCCCCccagtaaaaccacaacttggTTGTTACTCGTTATTGTGTGTACAAATTAGACAAACAAAATCTAGCAATTATCTAGTTGATTCCAAgaaaatttgcaaaaatgtgctgctgcctgttctctctgttgctgttcATCTCCTACacagctgctgtgctgtgtttcacacacacacacacacacactcagagtaaAACCACACAGGTGCTTTCACTTGAGTTGCCTGATTAGCTCTCCTCTTTGGTCTTGATTGCTATGGTAACACTGTTTCTTTAGTCACACAAGttctttcctcttgtctctgtcGCTAATTGTTAGCActtttatctttatattttcatacagtatgtttttttgtaGAGAACTGTTTCATGCAGACCTCAGCTTTGAGTTAAGGTTGtctagaagaagaagaaagaagaaaacctAAAAAGCTGAAGTAAGGCAAGTTCTGCAGATACAATGGAGCTtctttttctatgatttctGAGTGAATTTCTAGATTTGACTTACTTAGGTCAAaaccttgggctctttgttgtgttcctcgagacatttctgagcagtttttgtggtgtggtgggagcattatcctgctgggggaggcccctgacgTTGGGATTGCTGTTGCCATTGGGGGTATGTGCTTGGcctaaaacaatgtttaggtgggtggtacatgtcaaagtaataTCCAGATGAATAAGGGAAcccatggttcctcagcagaacattgtattgtaacaacCTGTTAATGAATGAGCTTTAGACGTGCTAAGATTTTtgacctttggacagagctggGCTAGCTATTTCCCCCTGTTTATAGTCATTATGCGAAGCTAAGTTAACATTCTCCTGTACCTTAGCTCGCAGATTAAAAAAACCTGATATCAGTCCTTTTTTCTAAATCTAAGCTAattatcaaaatgtcaaactactcaAGTATCCCTTAAATTAGAGGTGTGCAGAAATGCTAACGCAAAATTATTGGACAAGTCaaaacagtttcaatatgttttttaaCATAATGTAGCACTTTAATgtgcaaattaaaataaaatgaaactcaagtacaaatattttcaacatttaaatacatatgAAGTCAAGGAGTCACAGTCGAAAATTCTTGTGTACAGGATGTAGCattttataaatacatacagtacctCACCCAAACAGCCACAAATCACTGAGCAGTGCTGAAAGTAAAATGAGGTCATCTCATTACTAATATAGTACAAGTCAAAGAAATCCTTAATGGCACAATACTGAATATATGGCATGGAATATTTAAAGGGTTGAACTGAGCTCTTGTAGTGCAAAAACCTCATCCAACCTAAGAAATGTGCTGCAGCAAACATATAAGTAACTACCATTGTTTGTAGGCTTCTACACTACTGAATAACTACCTCTATGTTTCAGCTACAAAAAATAagctttaaataaaagcttcaaatgcacatattttatttaagtcACATAGTGTTGAAGGTTATGTTTGATTTTATGTGATTGATGGTAAATATGTAAGTGTATGGCCTGGGGAAATTTGGAATATGTGCGtctgatttgtcattttaaaaggcaaagaaaagatGGATAAATCCAGAGGGAGCCACAACctaaaagagtaaaaacaaaatgtacagtttGCTGTGAAATTCAGGAGGTTTCAAGGACAAGGAAACTCATAAGAGTTTTTTGTTGTGGTGGATCAGATTGACTCTAACCAAGGGCAGGATTGCAGGTGGGATGAACCTGATTGAAATTCCTTAAATCGGTCAAATTATTTGTTAACAAGTGTGTCCCTGACTGCTCATCGGAGAGAGCTTTCACAGAAATGAATGCATTATTCTTACATACAGTGTCTGTGGCAAGagaatgaaaatgtcacagatgaCATCAAATGTCATCTGCCAAACAGTAGGCACTCATATAATACAGTGGTAAACTGCAGTGCTGGAACATTGTAGCACAAATTGTCCTCTGTCAGACTGGACCTGTGCGGACACAACCACAACCCCCCCCATGAAAACTGAAGGTGGTGGGGGCAATTGGGAAAGAGTGTACCAGTGAGAGTCAGCATTCTATCAGAGCTGGGTGTCCTCTCTGGTGTCTATGCTGGACTCGTGTCTCTCtttcaggctgctgctgtggacAGGAGGCACCTCAGGGACATGAGCCAGAGGGTCTGAACGAATCAAGTAcctgggagagagacagagagagagagagagagagagagagagagaaagagaaagggagaaggCAGGACAGATGAACTGAGTGTTCTCACTTGGGAGCGCTGCACTCAGGCACTTTCCTAAACTAATCCCTACTCACGAGCCCTTCACTACAGAAGTCACACTCTTAGCCATGAAGGGCACTCTGTATTAAAGAAGAGAAGTGAAATAAACAAGTAAACTGTGGGATGCACTTGCCACTCTCCATCGTGAGCAGGAAACAGCCATCACCATGGATACCAATAGGTGCCCTGCTTACTCaatagtttatatatatatatatatatatatatatatatatatatatatatatattaaatgactttaaataaaTTTTTTGCATCAGACTTTTGCTTTGATTATGACttggattaattaaaaaaaaaaaaaacagtggtaGTAATTAGTAATTACATGTGAatgtatacatatacagtattttattcagTTGGTTGGGAGCAATATGGAGTAATGCTTACACAATGTCATTGAGCTCCAGCCTGGTATCAGGAGAAGGGTTAATCAGGACATAGGACAGGGTGTTCTGGTGATCGTTTTGTtcatctgaaacagaaatatcaccACAGTCAGCAAACTGGAGCTGTCACATCTGTATGATGTTATGATGTAATTCCTGTTGCAGGATCATGACTGAAATGCTTACCTTGTAAGTAGCCCAGATTGACTCTGTTCATGACGTCACTGGCTGTCAGATTAGTTAGGTCTTCTACAAACAGCAGTTAGACAAGAAATCAGCATTAAACAGAAGCAGCCATGAaagtttagaaaaagaaaacacagagtagCTTTCTCAGTTAAAGATGTGTCTATCTTCACCATATCCCGAGGTGGGGAGGCCCAGATGCCTCATGCGGTTGCGGACCAGTTCAGacagctcctctctctcagagCGTCGGTAGAGGTTGAGGCGCTGCTGGGCGATGCGCTGGGCATGGTCCTTGCTGGAGTCCCGGCTCACCCCCTGCCACCTCACACTTTTCTTACTGAGCCGCCGCGCCCACTGCATGCTCTTCTTCCTCAGCAGGGGGTGATCTGATTGGTCGTTGCTGCGAGACTCGTCCCCCCTGTCTTTGGTGTCCTCGCAGTCGTCGACACTGACAGACACCTGAGACTGAGGTGGGGAGACAGGGAGTTACCTCTACAGCCAGGGTGCTCGTCTTAATAAAAGTTCAGAGAAGATGGAAGCAATAATCCTTTgaagctgtaataataatttttagTTCCCAGAAAATGTATCCTAGTGACTTTGGTGGGCCTCTGGCTTCCCATCTAGTGCCATCAGTAGGTTAAAATTCATTTTGTCCAGTATTTTgctttatgaccaaatacctcagcctcagctgtactttgtattgAGTCCTTATTAACAAAGGTTAGCATATTAACATTCTaagctaagatggtgaacatgtttaatattacACCTGCTAACCATCAGCATGTTCAAAtttgtcattgtcatcatcagTTGTGAAATGAAACTAAGTAAATTTACTCAGATTTACTGTtgtatttaaaggtgctatatgtaagtttttgctatcgtTACATAGCCAAGATTAGCATGAAAAGCTGTTTACTTCCGAAGAGCTTCAgtcatcattgtgtttacaagacaagaggttagattATGCAATctgggcagcgctacttcttcatactgtcatgttggactgagagcaaaatggacactacagtgactcattaTCATccagcatgctaacttcagtacaAGAAAAggagtgatagaaatagaagcaaaacaaaaattaacattggcattgctttacacacactgcaatataaaaacttacaaatagaATTGTGCTAACCTTGAGGTATTTTGCATGAGTATTTCCAAATTAagttactttactttactttttacttttaactcagctacatttatttgatagcTTTAGTCACTGGTTACTTTGGAGATTCGGATTACTAAtacaaaacataataaaatgataaatgatgatgttttattataGATTGCGTTATACAGCACACTGCAGCATTAGTGATGCTTACATCACTAATTCTGAATGCAGGGAATAGCACTGTGGTATTGCTTCTTTTACTTAAGCAGAAATCTGAGACATCTTCCACCACTGATCATTAACTCAAAGCACTGCTATGTTTCAGTACAGCCTCAAGTAGGTGCTGGCATGACCACAGACACAGTCCTGTTACATGTTCTGCTAAAAACCAGTGACTTAGTTTGATACAACTCACAGTATCCTCTCACCTCAGAAGTAGAGAAAATGTGGGATTCTGTCCGATAGATCCCAATGGGAATTTCGGCACTAGAGGAGCAGAGTTTCTGGAACAGTCTGCCGTAAGTGCTGATCCATAGATCCTCCTCAGTTACTTTCATCTGAAACAGGAGATAAATGGGTATACGGTTACTCTAGTCAGCTGGAGTATGGTACCATTGCAGATCATTTGTCTCCTCTCCGTTCTTGTAACTATGAGTATGTAACTCACAGCACAGAGGTATCCTGATCCAGGAGTGGTATCCAGTCCCAGTAGCAGCCTTGCAATAAGGATCATGTAGTCCTTCACAAAAGACTGACATGGaatcacagaaagaaaaaaaaaacagtgttacaACCATAACTCTATTTAAGCATGGTGTGCATAAGTAACCCAGAGTGAATTCCCTTTCAGTGACTGAACACAAGAGGGCACTTTTGCTTTATGATGCTGATGCCGTTCTCTTTTCTTCAGGTGATAAGtggctctctgctgctgctgtaagacACATCCATTCATTTCGCCTCGTATTGAAGAGTCATCTGAGACTAAGCACTCAGCTGTTGGTGTGTACCAACCTGATAGAGGAGGGTGTCCAGCATGCTGATACTGAACACTCTGCCTGCAGCGAAAGGTAGGCGAAACATGAAGGCCAAGTTGGAGCCTTTATCACGCTCTTTCTGTTGGGGGAGAACCAGGTAACACATTTAAAGGTCTGTCACTTTtctaacagtaaaaaaaatcagatggaAATGGCAAATATAATAACAGTGTGAAGActagctttaaaaaaatctacagaATTTTTTTATACCCTCTCTTTACAATTCATGCTCATAATTCACACCATGTAATTCACTGTAAGCCCTCTTGTTATGTCTTACCTTCTCGAGCTTGGAGAGAGCCAATGAATAGCAGTCCTTTGCTCTGAACTGCATGAATCTCATGTTGGATGGATGAGTAAGCTCTGTGATGATGCTGAGACTGGGAAACAACCTGCAACAAGGgcaaatgtgatgaaaaaaaaaagaaaaggaaaaacatgaagCAGGAGATGTGACTAAATATCACGATTTATTAGCAAattttttcaaaatcattttagcAAAAGCTGCTGTTGAAAATTTGTACCTGAACATTGTCTGTACATTGACAATAGTTTTGGCATCGGCCATGTAGTCCTCCTCAGCACTCATTGTACTCTCTTTATCCACAACAACCAAATTATCAGCGTAAATAATGCCACACTGCAGCAGgctgtccagact comes from the Lates calcarifer isolate ASB-BC8 linkage group LG9, TLL_Latcal_v3, whole genome shotgun sequence genome and includes:
- the LOC108874107 gene encoding LOW QUALITY PROTEIN: calmodulin-regulated spectrin-associated protein 1-B-like (The sequence of the model RefSeq protein was modified relative to this genomic sequence to represent the inferred CDS: deleted 2 bases in 1 codon), yielding MDVEVSAGRDGTWRRADDDDDDAGRGGGGGMEAQVVPLELYDSARAKIDANLRWLFAKAYGIDNIPADLRDPFYTDQYEQEHIKPPIIRLLLSGELYCRVCGLILHAEQAALLQSHQSVIQALSRKGIYVLETDNTPVSDLDLSSTPIKMSSHIHLIDALMMAYTVEMINIEKVVSSVKRFSNFSASKELPFDLEDAMVFWINKVNIKMREITEKELKMKQHLLESSSHQKSPSKWYWKLVPVRYRRDHLSGRTLQHFPLLEDLLKDVCDGTALLAVIHFYCPELIRLEDICLKEVPSIADSVYNIQLLKEFSNEYLNKCFYLKPEDMLYSPPVLKSNVMVFIAELFWWFESVKPDFVQPRDLQEIRDVRLLLQPKGSRSQVPISNVTKRSFLTTSNSADVLTMPQSPDLSIKPSSSSPSHSLLPLRQRQQKVLEESTSELRNRSNSVARADGQHQGSALAWPERRPRPLSQPVPYALHFPMEDDADSISLARSISKDSLASNIMSITPKHMLGSGSHLPQHRLSGQSLLSHMRIEDEEEEIEEEELVAVIHPYAYSQHRLGSEMEQDELELENAASTLKVANSRRSPRLDTGPFTADRQADSYYLEPLMPAVPKPAKEKSISLNKQEESGESRCRAAGAARKAATNVPSTFQRKAPVAESRSTFMPIPVAESVPSSLRPPTEGSIGISPSVNKQSQGFFLHLSGEPDQHSPFPSVLEVGHDSDSDIADLEEDDEEDDQMELTREVVRRGKGKYLEEGEVCEFIEGEGESAKLREDLKVSERDDKEDGSGRSSPPQHHILGEQLQRFSSASASVKMTSFAERKLLKLGLRDGFSSTSSSQKTTPDGSEIAPPWQLRSDCTSGWIGKETSSVLGSNIMGNPPVVPSELLQLHMQLEEQRRAIEYQKKKMETLSARQRLKLGKAAFLNIVKKGGGKSDTLPLPLKHPQESSELTAADWSKVKAQSCRDDSCLDALKVQAKAGQPEGGQMNRDNRLNTLSQDSGADPGFNECSRSIDLLNEAINSIQQQMMQLSLQQDLLMKQNVVSPPEGVESGPSTTPNTTQTTSSTSDSRSYAVHFVDIGGSNSFPARRPPKLSSSQRNKATDRKQNKENSKLASNKSNTQSPECTPSPSAAGDQETSAVVESSRLERSIQRNTTFRIHDSTGEGSGRSPDKAQTQDPPVISSTPGSPSQATESEENKADNSGKEAAGGDESTRVKGQLIEVDLSELKDPLEDGSADVTDLTAESEQKNVLGFFFKDDEKAEDEMAKRRAAFLLKQQRKAEEARLRKLQQEAESELKRDEARRKAEEDRVRKEEEKARRELIKQEYLRRKQEALMEEQGLVKPRPRTKSRRNRPKSLHREEYNSLSKGSTTRNSLKVSMLIKAQGSAAGCRGADLSCSHRGSTLSLATEADSVISGGAESNRAGSVCSMESFPMLSRASSRNMERDWENGSIASSITSTEYNGPKLFKEPSSKSNKPIIINAIAHCCLAGKVNEAQKNVVLEELEKCESNHLIILFRDSGCQFRAIYSYSPDTEEIIKFTGTGPRSIGRKMIDKLYKYSSDRKQFTVIPAKSVSVSVDALTIHNHLWQVKRPGSARRK